AGGGGCTACTGATGAACGATAGAAATATCATTGATGCAGCAAGTGGAGGTGTACTGGTAAATAAGACTACCCAAGAGGCTTGGGAACTAATCGAGCGAATGGCAGAGAACTGCCAGCAGTTTGGTATGAGAGAGGATGTTCCTACGAGAAAGGTCAACGAGGTAAGTTCATCTTCCATTCAACAGCAGTTATCTGAATTAACCTCATTTGTTCGATAGATAGCTGTAGGAAATGTACAGCGGGCCACAGTGTGTGGGATTTGTACGAACATTGGTCATACCACTGACGCGTGCCCACAGTTACAAGATGAGGGAACTGAGCAAGCAAACATGGCCGGTAACATGCCCATGCCACGTAGACAGTATGACGCCTATTCCAACTCATACAATCCGGGTTGGAGGGatcatccaaatctgagctATGGGgaaaataagcaacaaaatttcATCCCTAATAAACAGCAGGGCTTCCAGCAACAATATTAAACAAGGAATCAACCCTCCTCTGCCTCGGGTATGTCCCTAGAAGACATGATTAAAACCATAGCCTCTAATACTATGAAATTTCAGCAGGACACTGAGGCCAGCAGTCAAGAGATGAAGGCACGTATGCAAACCTTGGAAAATCAGATGAGTCAATTGGCCTCAATTGTTAACCGACTGGACTCCCAGGGAAAGGGAAAACTTCTATCCCAACCTGAGGTGAATCCCAAGAATGTAAGTGCAATGACCCTCAGGAGTGGGAAAGAGGTTGAAGGACCAGCACCAATGGCTCCGAAGGACAAAAATGAGGACTGCATTGAGAAGGAGCTTGAGGAAGAAGGAACGTCTGGCACAAATAAAGAGGTAATACGTACCCCAGTGGTTCCAGTTAAGCCTAACCCACCACTTTTTCCTAACAGGTTGGAAAGGCCTAAAAAGCAagacaaggaaaaggaaattctGGAGATGTTTAGAAAGGTGGAGATAAATATCCCCTTACTTGACGCAATTAAGCAAATACCCCGGTATGCCAAATTTTTGAAGGACCTATGCATCaataggaagaaattgaggggaGATGAAAGGATAATTGTGGGAGAGAACGCATCCACAGTGTTTCAAAGAAAACTTCCGCCCAAGTGTGGAGACCCAGGTATGTTCACTATCCCTTGTAAAATAGGGAACACTAGCATTAGGAATGCCATGTTAGATCTAGGAGCCTCTATAAATGTGATGCCCAAGGCTATTTATGCTTCTCTAAATTTGGGTCCCTTAAAGGAAACTGGCATTATAATTCAATTGGCTGATAGGACTAATGCTTATCCCGATGGGGTGATAGAAGATATGTTAGTGCAAGTGAATAATTTAGTGTTCCCCGCTGATTTTTATATTCTTGATATGAGTGATGAACGTTCTCCAAATCCATCACCAATTTTGTTGAGGAGGCCCTTCTTAAGCACGGCTCGTacaaaaattgatgttagtGAGGGCACCCTAACGATGGAATTTAATAGAGAAATAGTTCATTTTAGTATATTTTAGGCCATGAGATATCCGTGTCATTCTAATGCTATTTTTGCTGTGAGTGTAATAGACCCTTCAGTGTAAGAAGTATTTGAAATTAATGGCAGGGATGAATTGGAGATAGCAATCACCAAACATTTGGATCTGGAAGCAACATGTGAAATGGAGTTAGGTGTCAGTTTGCAAAGAATGGTTGGAGCCTTGCATTCACTAGGCAAAAGTTTTCTAAGGTATGATGTCGCTCCTATATTCGTGTCTGAACCACACCTAAAGCTATTACCTTCTATAGTGCAGGCACCTGAAGTGGAGTTAAAACCTCTGCCCGAACATTTAAAGTATGCCTATCTAGGTGAAAAAGAGACGGTACCAgtgataatctcatccaaattATCACCCAGGGAGGAGGATAAGCTGCTACGGGTTTTAAGGGAGCATAAGGAAGCTATAGGTTGGACAATTGCGGACATAAAGGGTATAAGCCCGTCCGTGTGCATGCATCGAATTCGCCTGGAAGAGGATGCTAGGCCGATAAGACAACCACAAAGGAGATTGAACCCCATCATGATATAAGTGGTCAAGAAAGAGGTAATCAAGCTTCTGGACGTAGGAATTATTTTTTCTATCTCAGATAGCCCATGGGTGAGTCCAGTCCAAGTGGTGCCAAAGAAAGCAGGGGTAACTGTGGAAGAAAATCATGAAGGGGACCTCGTTCCAATTCGAAAGCCTACGGGTTGGCGCCAGTGCATCGATTACCGCAAATTGAACACGGTGACCAAGAAGGATCATTTTCCTCTTCCATTCATCGATCAAATGGTTGAAAGGTTAGCTTGTCGTGCCTATTATTGTTTTTTAGATGGTTTCTCTGGTTATTTTCAGATAGCAATTGCATCAGAGGATCAAGAGAAAACAACTTTCACTTGCCCCTTTGGCACTTTTGCCTATCGAAGGATACTATTTGGATTGTGCAATGCCCCTGCAACATTTCAGAGGTGCATGATTAGCATTTTTTCTGAGTATGTGGAGAGAATAATTGAAGTATTCATGGATGACTTCAGTGTCTATGGTGATAGTTTTGACGATTGCTTAGATAACCTGACACATTGATGTTAACGTGCACAATATGGCGCAGAATCTGGCAGCATTTATGCAGCAAGCCGGGTTTTCTCCTCAGTTTTCGCCTAACCCTCCCATGTTTTGATGACCCTGGGGAAGTACCGTTGCCCTTCTCTTTACTGTTATTGCTGgtttatcacattgagggcaatgtgtcaattaggtgtggggggggtcTCTGTTTGAGTGCTAGTATTCCTTGACTGGTGTTTTTTCCTTTACTCTTAGTTTGATATTTATCTCATTCACATttattttctctccctttctctagTGGTCAGTTCTAATTTGAATACCAAGTTGAATGTTGGTTTTTGTCTCTAATTTTGATATTGccgagattaaaaaaaaaatgaaaaaaaatgatatcAAGTTAAGGGGGTTAAGTTCAGGAATCTCTCGCTGGTGAATATCAGTAATTGCTTGACTTTTCTAATTTTGGTTGCCTTTCTTTAAGCAtagagaatgattgttggcatttttcatgtgaattggtccaagtattaattttagttctccatgtttaggAAATTGGGGTTGGCTGCTGTTATTATTATGCTATATGGTTAGAGTTGGTTGTGCTCCGCTAGCTATCACCACCGAGTAACcagggatcttcacctaaaatgTCGATTCTTGCATCAAAAGGTAGTGATTTCTATGAGTACGCGGTCACCTAGCGataggagctgagtaaccgggctcctccatctgacaaatgttggaattcgcgtcaaaaggctctaatgACTAGAGA
This Coffea arabica cultivar ET-39 chromosome 3e, Coffea Arabica ET-39 HiFi, whole genome shotgun sequence DNA region includes the following protein-coding sequences:
- the LOC140038371 gene encoding uncharacterized protein, giving the protein MSLEDMIKTIASNTMKFQQDTEASSQEMKARMQTLENQMSQLASIVNRLDSQGKGKLLSQPEVNPKNVSAMTLRSGKEVEGPAPMAPKDKNEDCIEKELEEEGTSGTNKEVIRTPVVPVKPNPPLFPNRLERPKKQDKEKEILEMFRKVEINIPLLDAIKQIPRYAKFLKDLCINRKKLRGDERIIVGENASTVFQRKLPPKCGDPGMFTIPCKIGNTSIRNAMLDLGASINVMPKAIYASLNLGPLKETGIIIQLADRTNAYPDGVIEDMLVQVNNLVFPADFYILDMSDERSPNPSPILLRRPFLSTARTKIDAPEVELKPLPEHLKYAYLGEKETVPVIISSKLSPREEDKLLRVLREHKEAIGWTIADIKDSPWVSPVQVVPKKAGVTVEENHEGDLVPIRKPTGWRQCIDYRKLNTVTKKDHFPLPFIDQMVERLACRAYYCFLDGFSGYFQIAIASEDQEKTTFTCPFGTFAYRRILFGLCNAPATFQRCMISIFSEYVERIIEVFMDDFSVYGDSFDDCLDNLTH